In the genome of Vanacampus margaritifer isolate UIUO_Vmar chromosome 1, RoL_Vmar_1.0, whole genome shotgun sequence, one region contains:
- the nt5e gene encoding 5'-nucleotidase: protein MDEIGNNPTHRGKRSPRLFPWLVLPPPTPAHPTTPPHTHAHRYTRALIHARAREMCLSWKTASACLSLLLLFNSWQRGSSFELTLLHTNDNHARIEETSVDSGKCPPGGPCFAGVARRFTKVSQIRGEEENVLLLDAGDQFQGTVWFNYYKGAEAAYFMNKLGYNVMAFGNHEFDNGVEGLIAPFLQNVNCSVVSSNIKPDQTLAANFSRYYRPHAIVNVGLEKVAVVGYTTSETPFLSMPGPHLKFEDEVASLQVEVDKLQTLGFNKIIALGHSGFNVDQIIAKRVRGIDVVIGGHTNTFLYSGAAPSTEVPAGSYPFMVNSDDGRKVPVVQAYAFGKYLGYLKVTFDPAGNVIKAVGNPILMDSSIPQDPNILADVQKWKEQLAEYSKQYVGRTLVYLNGSFEECRFRECNLGNLICDAMVNHNLKESNELEWNHVGVCILNSGAIRTAINERYKNGTITMEDILTVLPFQQTVDLIQIKGSTMKKAFEYSVHRYGGMHGEFLQVSGIHVEYDLSKPVNQRVASLLVLCTHCRVPKYEPLDLEKTYTVVMPSYLVGGGDGYAMFKEEMLKHNTGDMDVSVLSKYISDMKRVYPAVEGRIKFRNNSAVFLAQSLTLLLLSLGFSLTL, encoded by the exons atggacGAAATTGGCAATAATCCAACCCACAGAGGAAAAAGGAGCCCACGCCTTTTCCCCTGGCTAGTcctccccccacccacaccagcccaccccaccacacctccacacacacacgcacacagataCACGCGTGCACTTatacacgcgcgcgcgcgcgaaaTGTGTCTCTCCTGGAAGACGGCCTCGGCTTGCCTCTCCTTGTTGCTGCTGTTCAACTCTTGGCAGCGAGGTTCGAGCTTCGAGCTGACCCTGCTGCACACCAACGACAACCATGCGCGCATCGAGGAGACCAGCGTGGACTCTGGCAAGTGTCCGCCCGGAGGTCCCTGCTTCGCGGGGGTGGCGCGACGCTTCACCAAGGTCTCGCAGATCCGCGGAGAGGAGGAGAATGTCTTGCTGCTGGACGCCGGCGATCAGTTCCAAGGCACCGTGTGGTTTAACTACTACAAAGGCGCCGAGGCGGCTTACTTTATGAACAAACTTGGCTATAACGTGATG GCTTTCGGGAACCACGAGTTCGACAATGGAGTCGAGGGTCTTATCGCGCCTTTTCTGCAGAATGTTAATTGCTCAGTGGTGAGTTCCAACATCAAACCGGACCAGACTCTGGCGGCCAACTTCAGCCGTTATTACCGACCTCACGCGATAGTCAACGTGGGTTTGGAAAAGGTGGCAGTGGTGGGGTACACCACCTCAGAGACCCCCTTCTTGTCCATGCCAg GACCACACCTAAAGTTTGAGGATGAGGTAGCGTCCCTGCAGGTGGAGGTTGACAAGCTGCAAACACTCGGCTTTAACAAGATCATCGCCCTGGGCCACTCTGGCTTCAACGTGGATCAAATAATTGCTAAGCGAGTCAGAGGGATCGACGTAGTTATTGGAGGGCACACCAACACATTCCTATACTCCG GAGCCGCTCCATCTACTGAAGTGCCAGCAGGTTCGTACCCGTTCATGGTGAACTCAGATGATGGCAGGAAGGTGCCAGTGGTCCAGGCATACGCCTTTGGAAAATACCTGGGCTACCTGAAGGTGACCTTTGACCCGGCTGGAAATGTCATCAAAGCAGTTGGAAACCCAATCCTGATGGACAGCAGCATACCTCAAG ATCCCAATATCCTTGCTGATGTCCAGAAGTGGAAGGAGCAGCTGGCTGAGTACTCCAAACAATATGTCGGCCGGACATTAGTGTACCTGAATGGCTCTTTCGAGGAGTGTCGCTTCCGAGAATGCAACCTTGGAAACTTGATTTGTGACGCAATG GTCAACCACAATTTAAAAGAGTCTAATGAGCTGGAGTGGAATCACGTGGGCGTATGCATATTGAACAGCGGAGCTATTCGCACAGCAATTAATGAGCGCTACAAAAATG GTACCATAACAATGGAGGATATCCTCACCGTTTTACCATTTCAACAAACTGTGGACTTAATCCAGATAAAGGGCTCCACCATGAAAAAGGCTTTTGAATACTCCGTCCACAGATATGGAGGCATGCACGGAGAATTCCTGCAAGTTTCAG gCATCCATGTCGAGTATGACCTGTCGAAGCCGGTAAACCAGAGGGTCGCATCCTTATTGGTGCTTTGCACCCACTGCAGAGTGCCCAAGTACGAACCACTGGACCTGGAGAAGACCTACACTGTGGTCATGCCTTCCTACCTGGTGGGCGGAGGTGACGGCTACGCCATGTTCAAGGAGGAGATGCTGAAGCATAATACGG GTGATATGGACGTTTCCGTTTTGTCCAAATACATCTCGGACATGAAGCGTGTCtacccagctgtggaaggtcgGATCAAGTTCAGGAACAACTCGGCGGTATTTTTGGCTCAAAGTCTCACCTTGCTATTGTTGAGTTTAGGCTTCTCTCTCACACTCTGA
- the htr1b gene encoding 5-hydroxytryptamine receptor 1B, with amino-acid sequence MNFYPPGEWITSESQNHPCHGVKEATFFDFHPRSVRRRAEYEPRVTGEVMEGAGQVEPTQLPANASNISQPEDASEAGWSAHSLAYQIGLASLLSAITLATSLSNAFVIATISQSKKLQTPANFLIASLAVTDLLVSILVMPVCVLYTVIHEWTLGQVVCDVWLSSDITCCTASILHLCVIALDRYWAITDAVEYSKKRTPGRAAGMVATAWVIAISISLPPLFWRQVKADELTSCSVNTDHIFYTIYSTFGAFYIPTLLLIVLYGRIYVEARKRILKQSPKKKKKAAGKRLTSAYLATGSPGSNASTSPLQGGRHDAPSSDTNSSTSDNQVKVTLSDAALEKKRISAARERKATKTLGIILGAYIVCWLPFFIYTLVVAACDACVIPELFDFFTWLGYLNSLINPIIYTMSNEDFKKAFHKLVRFRCCRG; translated from the coding sequence ATGAACTTCTATCCCCCCGGGGAGTGGATTACAAGTGAATCACAGAATCATCCTTGCCATGGCGTTAAGGAGGCGACTTTCTTTGACTTCCACCCCCGAAGTGTGAGACGGCGCGCAGAATATGAGCCAAGAGTGACCGGAGAAGTGATGGAGGGCGCCGGTCAAGTGGAGCCCACCCAGCTGCCGGCGAACGCCTCCAACATCAGCCAGCCCGAGGATGCGTCCGAGGCGGGCTGGAGCGCGCACAGCCTCGCCTACCAGATCGGCCTGGCGTCGCTCCTTTCCGCCATCACGTTGGCCACCAGCCTGTCCAACGCCTTCGTGATCGCCACCATCTCCCAGTCCAAGAAGCTGCAGACGCCCGCCAATTTCCTCATCGCTTCGTTGGCCGTCACCGACCTGCTGGTGTCCATCCTGGTCATGCCCGTGTGCGTCCTCTACACGGTCATCCACGAGTGGACGCTCGGCCAGGTGGTGTGCGACGTGTGGCTGTCGTCGGACATCACCTGCTGCACGGCGTCCATCCTCCACCTGTGCGTCATCGCGCTGGACCGCTACTGGGCCATCACGGACGCGGTGGAGTACTCCAAAAAGCGCACGCCGGGGCGCGCGGCCGGCATGGTGGCCACCGCCTGGGTGATCGCCATCTCCATCTCGCTGCCGCCGCTCTTCTGGAGGCAGGTCAAAGCGGACGAGTTGACCAGCTGCAGCGTCAACACGGACCACATCTTCTACACCATCTACTCCACCTTCGGCGCCTTTTACATCCCCACCCTGTTGCTCATCGTCCTCTACGGGCGCATCTACGTGGAGGCGCGCAAACGCATCCTCAAGCAGTcccccaagaagaagaagaaggcggcGGGCAAGAGGCTGACCTCGGCGTACTTGGCCACGGGCTCCCCCGGATCCAACGCCTCCACCAGCCCCTTGCAGGGCGGCAGGCACGACGCGCCGTCCAGCGACACCAACTCGTCCACCAGCGACAACCAAGTGAAGGTGACTCTGTCGGACGCGGCGCTGGAGAAGAAGCGCATCTCGGCGGCGAGGGAGCGGAAGGCCACCAAGACGCTGGGCATCATTCTGGGCGCGTACATCGTGTGCTGGCTGCCCTTTTTCATCTACACGCTGGTGGTGGCCGCATGCGACGCCTGCGTCATCCCCGAGCTCTTTGACTTCTTCACCTGGCTCGGCTACCTGAACTCGCTCATCAACCCCATCATTTACACCATGTCCAACGAGGACTTCAAGAAAGCTTTCCACAAACTGGTGCGATTCAGATGCTGCAGAGGGTGA